A genomic stretch from Helianthus annuus cultivar XRQ/B chromosome 1, HanXRQr2.0-SUNRISE, whole genome shotgun sequence includes:
- the LOC110939628 gene encoding uncharacterized protein LOC110939628 — MYKLKGRRFWEVPCRGRMTWGWRKLLAIRSLIRPFLWSSIGNGAQTNIWSDMWCDHCPLSSFISPRRISNAGFHLQSTVAELVSHSGEWSWPIAWYDLFPVLIYIQVSMFNDRQDRLIWKDLDGNSRHFSSWEVWNNIRHRENLVPWVNMVWFKHYIPRHSFHMWLVIRNKLKTQDRLSVWEAGSATNLNLMCCPLCCYDRDSRNHLFFECSFALEVWNNIKAWTAMESVNGTWADIMSWMTQNSNMQMPENIISRLVLSAASYFVWQERNNRLFSKNQRTAMVIAREIIQTVRLRMLTFQFKWRPGLRRLLEKWQIPSGNMEIDPG; from the coding sequence ATGTATAAGCTTAAAGGCAGGAGATTTTGGGAGGTTCCGTGTAGAGGTCGTATGACTTGGGGTTGGAGGAAGCTTCTTGCAATTCGAAGCTTAATCCGGCCTTTTTTGTGGTCTTCTATTGGCAATGGTGCTCAAACGAACATATGGAGCGATATGTGGTGTGATCATTGTCCTTTGAGCAGTTTCATCAGCCCGAGACGGATCTCTAATGCTGGTTTTCATCTTCAGTCTACAGTTGCTGAGTTGGTTTCGCATAGTGGGGAGTGGAGTTGGCCGATTGCTTGGTATGACTTGTTTCCAGTTTTAATTTATATTCAGGTTTCTATGTTTAATGATAGGCAGGACCGGCTGATATGGAAAGATCTTGATGGTAACTCCCGTCACTTCTCTTCCTGGGAGGTTTGGAATAATATTCGGCATCGTGAGAACTTAGTGCCATGGGTTAATATGGTTTGGTTTAAACACTACATCCCAAGACACTCGTTCCATATGTGGCTTGTCATTAGAAATAAATTGAAGACGCAAGATAGATTGTCGGTTTGGGAGGCAGGAAGTGCTACAAATCTAAACCTCATGTGTTGCCCATTATGTTGCTATGATAGAGATTCAAGGAATCACCTATTCTTTGAATGCTCCTTTGCTTTGGAGGTTTGGAATAACATTAAGGCGTGGACGGCTATGGAGAGTGTTAATGGAACATGGGCCGATATTATGTCTTGGATGACTCAGAACTCGAACATGCAAATGCCGGAAAATATTATCAGCCGATTGGTACTATCAGCTGCTTCTTATTTTGTCTGGCAAGAAAGAAATAATAGGCTCTTCTCTAAAAACCAGCGTACGGCAATGGTGATTGCTCGCGAGATCATTCAGACGGTTCGATTGCGTATGTTGACATTCCAGTTCAAGTGGAGACCTGGCCTTCGACGACTCCTAGAGAAATGGCAGATTCCTAGTGGAAACATGGAAATTGATCCAGGCTGA